In Natronolimnobius sp. AArcel1, a single genomic region encodes these proteins:
- a CDS encoding small multi-drug export protein: MSFLPLLVDVGTTLEETSGLLQYLLVFVFAAIPIVEILVVIPIAIGLGLDPLATGVFAFAGNILSVYALIVFYRHIARWLEQRRGESDDSSDRYARARNLWDRYGVPGLAVASPVLTGVHIAALVALVAGSRNRIVAGWMTAGILAWTIALVAASAYGVSLLGLA, encoded by the coding sequence ATGTCATTTCTCCCGCTACTCGTTGACGTTGGCACGACGCTCGAGGAAACCTCGGGCCTCCTCCAGTACCTGCTGGTGTTCGTCTTCGCCGCGATTCCCATCGTCGAAATTCTGGTTGTGATCCCGATTGCCATCGGGCTGGGTCTCGATCCGCTCGCGACCGGCGTGTTCGCGTTCGCGGGGAACATCCTCTCCGTGTACGCGCTGATCGTCTTCTACCGGCATATCGCTCGCTGGCTCGAGCAACGACGCGGCGAGTCAGATGACTCGAGCGACCGGTATGCTCGCGCACGCAATCTCTGGGATCGCTACGGCGTTCCAGGATTGGCCGTTGCGAGCCCAGTTCTGACCGGCGTCCATATCGCCGCGCTCGTTGCACTCGTCGCCGGAAGCCGGAACCGGATTGTTGCGGGGTGGATGACGGCCGGTATTCTCGCGTGGACGATTGCGCTGGTGGCTGCGTCGGCCTACGGCGTGTCGCTGCTCGGACTCGCATAG
- a CDS encoding thioredoxin domain-containing protein: MDQPTERNRLDDEESPYLRQHADNPVNWQPWDEQALEAAREQDKPIFLSIGYSACHWCHVMADESFADEEVAEVLNENFVPIKVDREERPDVDSIYMTVCQLVSGRGGWPLSAWLTPEGKPFFVGTYFPKESQQNQPGFLELCQGLSESWSNPEERPEMENRAEQWTDAAKDRLEETPDAVAGSEPPSSDVLERVADAAVRSADRRNGGFGSGGPKFPQPSRLQVLARAFDRTGNDQYRDVLEESLDAMASGGLYDHVGGGFHRYCVDADWTVPHFEKMLYDNAEIPRAFLTGYQLTDEERYAEVVHETLEFVDRELTHEDGGFFSTLDAQSEDPETGEHEEGVFYVWTPGEVQEVLGDETTADLFCDRYDITLSGNFEGTSQPNRVRSIESLSDEYDLAEDEIQERLESARETLFEAREQRPRPNRDEKVLAGWNGLMITTCAEAALVLGEDEYAEMATDALEFVRDRLWDDDEQRLSRRFKDGDVAIDGYLEDYAFLARGALTCYEATGEVDHLAFALELARVIDAEFWDSEAGTLYFTPESGESLVTRPQELGDQSTPAAAGVAVNVLLALDHFADDEFADIASSVLETHANRIESNALEHATLALGADRLEAGPLEVTVAASDLPEPWRAAFAQEYYPDRLLARRPPTEDGLAEWLEVLDLEVCRDRTCSPPTQEVDDALEWLESRTDHTNTLDESPF; this comes from the coding sequence ATGGATCAGCCTACCGAGCGCAATCGACTCGACGACGAGGAGAGTCCCTACCTTCGCCAGCACGCGGACAACCCCGTCAACTGGCAGCCCTGGGACGAACAGGCACTCGAGGCGGCCCGCGAGCAAGACAAGCCGATCTTTCTTTCCATCGGCTACTCGGCGTGTCACTGGTGTCACGTCATGGCGGACGAAAGCTTCGCGGACGAGGAGGTCGCCGAGGTACTGAACGAGAACTTCGTGCCGATCAAGGTCGACCGTGAGGAGCGCCCAGACGTCGATTCGATCTACATGACCGTTTGCCAGCTCGTCTCCGGACGCGGCGGCTGGCCACTGTCGGCCTGGCTCACTCCCGAAGGCAAGCCGTTTTTCGTCGGCACCTACTTCCCGAAAGAGAGCCAGCAGAACCAGCCCGGCTTTCTCGAGCTCTGTCAGGGACTCAGTGAGTCGTGGTCGAACCCAGAGGAGCGCCCAGAGATGGAAAATCGTGCTGAACAGTGGACCGACGCCGCGAAAGACCGACTCGAGGAGACACCCGACGCCGTCGCTGGCTCGGAGCCACCCTCGAGTGACGTCCTCGAGCGGGTCGCCGACGCGGCGGTCCGGAGTGCGGATCGGCGGAACGGTGGCTTTGGCTCCGGCGGGCCGAAGTTCCCACAGCCGTCACGATTGCAAGTCCTCGCGCGTGCGTTCGACCGTACCGGGAACGATCAGTATCGCGACGTGCTCGAGGAATCGCTCGATGCGATGGCGTCAGGTGGGCTCTACGACCACGTCGGCGGCGGCTTCCACCGCTACTGCGTCGATGCGGACTGGACAGTTCCGCACTTCGAAAAGATGCTCTACGACAACGCCGAAATCCCGCGAGCGTTCTTGACGGGCTACCAACTCACCGACGAGGAGCGTTACGCCGAAGTTGTCCACGAGACACTCGAATTCGTCGACCGCGAACTCACACACGAGGATGGCGGCTTCTTCAGTACGCTCGATGCCCAGAGTGAGGACCCCGAAACCGGCGAGCACGAGGAGGGGGTGTTCTACGTCTGGACGCCAGGAGAGGTGCAGGAGGTACTCGGAGACGAGACCACCGCCGATCTGTTCTGTGACCGCTACGATATCACTCTCTCGGGGAACTTCGAAGGAACCTCACAACCAAATCGCGTGCGCTCGATCGAGTCGCTTTCCGACGAGTATGACCTCGCCGAAGACGAGATTCAGGAACGGCTCGAGTCGGCTCGCGAAACGCTGTTCGAGGCCCGCGAGCAGCGCCCTCGCCCCAACCGAGATGAGAAGGTACTCGCGGGCTGGAACGGCCTCATGATCACGACCTGCGCCGAAGCCGCACTCGTGCTCGGCGAGGACGAGTACGCCGAGATGGCGACGGACGCCCTCGAGTTCGTTCGCGACCGGCTCTGGGATGACGACGAGCAACGTCTCTCGCGGCGGTTCAAAGACGGCGATGTCGCCATCGACGGCTATCTCGAGGACTACGCCTTCCTCGCACGGGGTGCACTGACGTGCTACGAGGCGACCGGCGAGGTCGACCACCTCGCGTTCGCGCTCGAGCTTGCCCGTGTCATCGACGCCGAGTTCTGGGACTCCGAGGCCGGAACGCTGTATTTCACGCCCGAAAGCGGCGAGTCACTCGTCACTCGGCCACAGGAACTGGGCGACCAGTCGACGCCCGCCGCTGCCGGTGTTGCCGTCAACGTCCTGCTGGCGCTCGACCACTTCGCCGACGACGAGTTTGCGGACATCGCCTCGAGCGTACTCGAGACCCACGCAAATCGGATCGAGTCGAACGCCCTCGAGCACGCGACGCTCGCACTCGGTGCGGACCGACTCGAGGCAGGGCCACTCGAGGTAACGGTTGCAGCGTCAGATCTGCCCGAGCCGTGGCGCGCCGCGTTTGCACAGGAGTACTACCCGGATCGGCTACTCGCCCGACGGCCGCCGACTGAGGACGGCCTCGCGGAGTGGCTCGAGGTTTTGGATCTCGAGGTCTGTCGCGACCGGACCTGTTCACCGCCAACACAGGAAGTGGATGACGCGCTCGAGTGGCTCGAAAGCCGAACCGATCACACCAACACGCTCGACGAGAGTCCGTTTTAG
- a CDS encoding FAD-dependent oxidoreductase, with product MKEEYDLIIVGGGISGASLLYTVANFTDIESVALIEKEEEIAAINSHHTNNSQTLHFGDIETNYTLEKAETVKQGAEMVAGYLEENDPDREMHSKRSKMVLAVGDEEVAKLEDRYDEEGFGDLFPKLRAIDREEIAEIEPNVVKGREPHKDMLALQTPDGYTVDYGEVAQSFVDDVRDEDGVDVYTGTAVESINETEDEFLVETEAGWFSADSTVVAAGSHSLQIAKKMGYGENKSLLPVAGSFFEANRQLLNGKVYTLQMKKLPFAAVHGDAEVHDGNLTRFGPTAKVVPMLERGNISTASDFYDVFELNLNSFLSYGNILADRILFPYVLKNLVYDVPAVGKRAFLPHVQKVVPTVELEDIERAKGYGGVRPQIVNTETKSLDMGEAKIHGDGIIFNITPSPGASTCLQNAKKDTQQVLEFLGDDYEFAEEEFEAATIENFPREHDQDTDPVPAED from the coding sequence ATGAAAGAAGAATACGACCTCATTATCGTTGGCGGGGGCATTAGTGGTGCATCGCTGTTGTATACGGTCGCGAACTTCACAGACATCGAGAGCGTCGCGCTCATCGAGAAAGAAGAAGAGATTGCAGCGATCAACTCGCATCACACGAACAACTCCCAGACGCTTCACTTCGGCGACATCGAGACCAACTACACCCTCGAGAAAGCCGAAACGGTCAAACAGGGAGCCGAAATGGTCGCGGGCTACCTCGAGGAGAACGACCCCGACCGGGAGATGCACAGCAAGCGCAGCAAGATGGTGCTTGCAGTCGGCGACGAGGAAGTCGCGAAACTCGAGGATCGCTACGACGAGGAGGGTTTTGGCGATCTGTTCCCGAAACTTCGTGCAATCGACCGCGAGGAAATCGCAGAGATCGAGCCAAACGTCGTCAAGGGCCGCGAGCCACACAAAGACATGCTGGCACTGCAGACGCCCGACGGCTACACGGTTGACTACGGCGAGGTCGCCCAGTCGTTCGTCGATGACGTTCGCGACGAGGACGGCGTCGACGTCTACACGGGAACGGCAGTCGAGTCGATCAACGAGACCGAAGACGAGTTCCTCGTCGAAACCGAAGCGGGCTGGTTCTCGGCTGATTCGACGGTCGTCGCAGCCGGCTCGCACAGCCTCCAGATCGCGAAGAAAATGGGCTACGGCGAGAACAAGTCGCTGCTGCCCGTCGCCGGGAGCTTCTTCGAAGCCAACCGCCAGCTGCTAAACGGCAAGGTCTACACCCTGCAGATGAAGAAACTGCCGTTCGCAGCCGTCCACGGCGACGCCGAGGTCCACGACGGCAATCTCACTCGATTCGGCCCGACGGCGAAGGTCGTCCCAATGCTCGAGCGCGGAAATATCTCGACGGCCTCGGATTTCTATGACGTGTTCGAACTCAACCTGAACTCGTTCCTGAGCTACGGCAACATCCTCGCGGATCGGATTTTGTTCCCCTACGTGCTCAAGAACCTCGTCTACGACGTGCCCGCGGTCGGCAAGCGGGCGTTCCTCCCGCACGTCCAGAAGGTCGTTCCAACGGTCGAACTCGAGGATATCGAGCGCGCGAAAGGCTACGGTGGCGTCCGCCCGCAGATCGTTAACACCGAGACGAAATCGCTGGACATGGGTGAGGCCAAGATCCACGGCGACGGCATCATCTTCAACATCACGCCGTCGCCCGGTGCCTCTACCTGCCTGCAGAACGCAAAGAAAGACACCCAACAGGTCCTCGAGTTCCTCGGCGACGACTACGAGTTCGCTGAAGAGGAGTTCGAGGCTGCGACAATCGAGAACTTCCCGCGCGAGCACGATCAAGATACGGATCCGGTTCCTGCAGAAGACTAA
- a CDS encoding thioredoxin family protein: MSLETMNPNPTWDAASYEDAVDTLEAHNDDLTYTVWGGDWCKDCRKLLPDFGAALEAADVPDERIDEIAVDEDKQGPGVEEYGIEYIPTVVVENDDGDEVVRFVEEEDLPPAIWLAQELESEL; this comes from the coding sequence ATGAGTCTCGAGACCATGAATCCAAATCCGACGTGGGACGCCGCCTCCTACGAGGACGCTGTCGACACGCTCGAAGCACACAACGACGACCTGACCTACACAGTCTGGGGCGGCGACTGGTGTAAGGACTGTAGAAAACTGCTCCCTGATTTCGGGGCCGCACTCGAGGCGGCCGACGTTCCCGACGAGCGTATCGACGAGATTGCCGTCGACGAAGACAAGCAGGGGCCAGGAGTCGAAGAATACGGTATCGAGTACATCCCAACCGTTGTCGTCGAGAACGATGATGGCGATGAAGTCGTCCGATTCGTCGAGGAAGAGGACCTGCCGCCAGCGATCTGGCTTGCACAAGAACTCGAGTCGGAACTGTAA
- a CDS encoding PLP-dependent cysteine synthase family protein, protein MKGSILDTIGSPLVQVDSPEGATVAAKIESFNPGGSAKDRPALQMVRTAEREGDIEPGDWLVEPTSGNTGIGLSLVCAARDYDLTIVMPADKSTERQQIMAAYGADLELVDGDMSDARERADELEDKGAIQLGQFDNPANPEAHYRTTGAEIIEQVGDREIDAFVAGVGTGGTISGTGRRLREAFPEMDIIAVEPERNAVLSTGESGDDDFQGMGPGFVSENLERDLIDRVETVALEDAEDECRRLAREEGVLVGQSSGATSLVSQRIAREIADPDLDCPDVSDAFDESAATPEPDGGAIEDCPLVVTVFWDSGERYLSTGLFDLDGLEP, encoded by the coding sequence ATGAAAGGGAGCATCCTGGACACGATCGGCTCACCGCTCGTCCAGGTCGACTCGCCGGAGGGGGCGACCGTCGCCGCGAAGATCGAATCGTTCAACCCCGGCGGTTCGGCGAAAGACCGGCCAGCGCTGCAGATGGTCCGAACAGCCGAACGCGAGGGTGACATCGAACCTGGCGACTGGCTCGTTGAACCCACAAGCGGCAACACCGGCATCGGCCTCTCGCTCGTCTGTGCTGCTCGCGACTACGACCTGACTATTGTTATGCCTGCCGACAAATCCACAGAGCGCCAGCAGATCATGGCCGCCTATGGCGCGGACCTCGAGCTCGTCGATGGCGACATGTCCGACGCTCGCGAGCGGGCCGACGAACTCGAGGACAAGGGTGCAATTCAGTTGGGCCAGTTCGATAATCCGGCGAATCCGGAGGCGCATTACCGGACGACGGGTGCGGAGATCATCGAGCAGGTTGGCGACCGCGAGATCGATGCGTTCGTCGCGGGCGTCGGGACCGGCGGCACGATCTCGGGTACCGGCCGCAGGCTTCGCGAGGCGTTCCCCGAGATGGACATCATCGCCGTCGAACCGGAGCGAAACGCCGTGCTCTCGACGGGTGAATCCGGCGACGACGACTTCCAGGGAATGGGACCCGGCTTCGTCAGCGAGAACCTCGAGCGGGACCTGATCGACCGCGTCGAGACCGTTGCACTCGAGGATGCCGAAGACGAGTGTCGGCGTCTCGCTCGCGAGGAAGGCGTTCTCGTGGGCCAATCGAGTGGGGCGACGAGTCTCGTCTCCCAGCGTATCGCCCGTGAAATCGCGGATCCCGATCTCGACTGCCCGGATGTCTCGGATGCGTTTGACGAGTCAGCGGCGACACCTGAACCGGACGGCGGGGCGATCGAGGACTGTCCACTTGTCGTGACGGTCTTCTGGGACAGCGGCGAGCGCTACCTCTCGACTGGATTGTTCGATCTCGACGGCCTCGAGCCGTAG
- a CDS encoding DUF5804 family protein, whose product MTRVCLIGDPDYTLQYELLSRETSREALTTYELRRPFENSIALRTVSIGAAVSLLNDLQWYLTRFVDEALIKHPSLSTDEWLSRPLAEELRNGTLEPAETGEYCKIYGLERESNPSTAEDAPSNGETTQPDETDSSPVRPRLVEPLYVRRTDGELPTYDLRDVEETLVVRLTEAEYSP is encoded by the coding sequence GTGACGCGCGTCTGTCTCATCGGGGACCCCGACTACACCCTCCAGTACGAACTGCTCTCGCGCGAAACGTCCCGTGAGGCACTTACAACCTACGAGTTACGCCGCCCGTTCGAAAACTCGATCGCGCTGCGAACGGTCAGCATCGGCGCTGCCGTCTCCTTACTCAACGATCTCCAGTGGTATCTCACCCGCTTCGTCGACGAAGCACTCATTAAACACCCAAGCCTCAGCACTGACGAATGGCTCTCACGCCCGCTCGCCGAGGAACTCCGAAACGGTACCCTCGAGCCCGCTGAGACCGGTGAGTACTGCAAAATCTACGGCCTCGAGCGCGAATCAAACCCGTCGACGGCTGAGGACGCCCCCTCGAATGGGGAGACAACACAACCGGACGAGACAGACTCGAGTCCGGTCCGGCCGCGATTGGTTGAACCGCTGTACGTTCGTCGAACGGACGGCGAACTCCCGACGTACGATCTGCGCGATGTCGAGGAGACACTCGTCGTTCGACTGACCGAAGCAGAGTATTCGCCGTAG
- a CDS encoding peptidase M10A and M12B matrixin and adamalysin — MNRRAFLGAVGSVASLGTLAYATREPIDTLEITVWLSTQAGRYDGVTQRIREYVTRCFDFEFWSLEVSIGGAVSVGTEDGARVTSRGEWPLRVLSGAAGLGGLEPARHVNLLVTDGQMAVAPTGYGLPRIASVGGARHLADLEPFDELLESGPDSDVKWAVPTTTRARTMQVLLHEVGHALGLDHEHGNVIREDGLVIATPMLSTYAFSADYVGEHSHCGQEYVDPGDDARALSLAFSACARRALAEHAG; from the coding sequence ATGAACCGGCGAGCGTTCCTTGGGGCGGTCGGCTCAGTAGCCTCACTTGGAACGCTTGCTTATGCGACTCGAGAGCCAATTGACACCCTCGAAATCACCGTCTGGCTGTCGACGCAGGCCGGCCGCTACGACGGCGTGACACAGCGCATTCGAGAGTACGTCACGCGATGTTTTGACTTCGAGTTTTGGTCACTCGAGGTGTCGATTGGCGGGGCGGTCTCGGTCGGGACCGAAGACGGCGCGCGGGTGACAAGTCGTGGTGAGTGGCCGCTTCGCGTCCTTTCGGGCGCAGCCGGCCTCGGGGGTCTCGAGCCAGCGCGCCACGTCAACCTGCTTGTCACCGATGGCCAGATGGCGGTCGCACCGACTGGATACGGGCTGCCGCGGATTGCGTCCGTCGGTGGCGCACGCCACCTCGCTGACCTCGAGCCGTTCGATGAGTTGCTCGAGAGCGGGCCAGACAGCGATGTCAAGTGGGCGGTCCCGACGACGACCCGCGCGCGGACGATGCAGGTGCTGCTTCACGAGGTCGGCCACGCACTGGGACTGGATCACGAACATGGGAATGTGATTCGAGAAGATGGACTGGTGATTGCGACGCCAATGCTCAGCACGTATGCGTTTAGCGCGGATTACGTCGGCGAGCATAGCCACTGTGGGCAGGAATACGTCGATCCCGGCGACGACGCTCGAGCGCTCAGTTTAGCGTTTTCAGCGTGTGCGCGCCGGGCGCTGGCTGAACATGCAGGCTGA
- a CDS encoding winged helix-turn-helix domain-containing protein, with protein MKLRQPTDFLILEALEDKGRNVATNLASHTGKSRKNINTRLPVLEDYGLVEKIGPAERSGLYEISSMGKAALVYQDQYDEADDFEALIEGPNASAADASADAQAEFVRGEDEHDDE; from the coding sequence GTGAAACTACGTCAACCAACTGACTTCCTGATTCTCGAGGCGCTCGAGGACAAGGGCCGAAACGTGGCAACGAACCTCGCTTCGCATACGGGCAAAAGCAGAAAGAACATCAACACCAGGCTGCCGGTTCTCGAAGACTACGGACTCGTCGAGAAGATCGGTCCAGCCGAGCGCTCCGGCCTCTACGAGATTTCCTCGATGGGCAAAGCTGCACTGGTCTACCAGGACCAGTACGACGAAGCCGACGATTTCGAGGCACTTATCGAAGGACCAAACGCGAGCGCGGCCGACGCATCTGCCGATGCACAGGCCGAGTTCGTCCGCGGCGAGGACGAACACGACGACGAATAG
- the otsB gene encoding trehalose-phosphatase produces the protein MTGTHSVPTPLEEALPPIRSTLEDASRLLVCLDFDGTLAPIVPDPDAATATAANESAVATLANDARVTTAIVSGRALTDVRTRIDGPAIYAGNHGLEVARNDSVAIHPIARKRASTIDHVCATLETVLESIPHAQVENKRLTGTVHVRSVPEPMRADVARLTQSVVDRLGGDALSVSDGKRILEIGPSVPWGKGNAVELIEAACPPATVPIYIGDDVTDESAFQAVEPEGIGVRVGDKHPSAASYRVDSPSDVAALLEWLGSAGVSLLEDKSPPRQSPADEGVRKRPAAAPPFQHSLEPSSGE, from the coding sequence ATGACCGGCACACACTCCGTTCCAACCCCACTCGAAGAGGCACTGCCACCGATTAGAAGCACGCTCGAGGACGCCTCGCGGCTCCTCGTCTGTCTGGATTTCGATGGGACGCTCGCGCCGATCGTCCCGGATCCGGACGCAGCGACGGCGACAGCGGCCAACGAGTCCGCCGTCGCAACACTCGCCAACGATGCTCGCGTGACGACGGCCATCGTCAGCGGGCGGGCGCTTACCGATGTGCGCACGCGAATCGACGGCCCCGCAATTTACGCAGGAAATCACGGCCTCGAGGTAGCGCGAAATGACTCGGTCGCAATCCACCCGATCGCGCGCAAGCGAGCATCGACGATCGATCACGTCTGTGCAACGCTCGAGACGGTCCTCGAGTCAATTCCACACGCACAGGTCGAGAACAAGCGGTTAACCGGAACTGTCCACGTCAGGTCCGTTCCGGAACCGATGCGAGCCGATGTTGCCCGACTCACACAATCGGTGGTCGACCGACTCGGTGGCGACGCGTTGAGCGTCTCCGACGGCAAACGTATCCTCGAGATCGGTCCCTCGGTCCCGTGGGGAAAAGGAAACGCGGTCGAACTGATCGAAGCCGCCTGTCCGCCCGCGACAGTGCCGATCTATATCGGCGATGACGTCACCGATGAATCCGCGTTTCAGGCGGTCGAACCCGAGGGAATTGGCGTTCGAGTCGGTGACAAACATCCCTCTGCGGCGTCGTACCGTGTTGATTCACCATCAGATGTTGCAGCACTTCTCGAGTGGCTCGGCTCAGCGGGCGTCTCGTTACTCGAGGACAAATCGCCGCCGAGGCAGTCGCCCGCTGATGAGGGCGTCCGCAAGCGACCGGCCGCCGCACCGCCGTTCCAACACTCGCTCGAGCCCTCGAGTGGTGAGTAA
- a CDS encoding trehalose-6-phosphate synthase: MRFTAAPLSSTSNRQRVRADGGSRESDTNRSAGSNRPESLLVVSNRQPYRHKYDDGEGGNEDGDDRPITVDEPAGGLTAGLDPVVQEVNGTWIAWGDGDADFTVADENNCVSVPPGEDAYTLRRIDLSEEAVESYYYGFSNRVLWPLCHGFTDLICHRSNDFDWYQTVNERFADAVADHASEDSVVWVQDYHFALAPRLIQDDDSVPESTTIAQFWHIPWPTPSALQRCPAAGHLLEGVLGNDLLGFHVEWYADRFLECVEQFLPAADVNRTQRTVSYDGHTTRIVATPMGVNASAYDQDARAVDAAQISTLLGDECNPDDVVLGLGVDRLDYTKGIPERFAALERFFERNPDWRGEFTFVQKSTPSRTNIPAYQHHGELVRGEAKRINHRFGTDEWQPIIYTEAYLEHETLCGLYRHADVMVVNPLIDGMNLVAQEFVASNVDATGTLVLSERAGAHDRLGSHAVSIDPTDVTDIATGIEEALAMPIRERQRRMTTLRNRVFDGNLERWMDAQFDWIEHVHSDSSDTDSPRDSSEFRPHEPTA; the protein is encoded by the coding sequence ATGCGATTCACTGCAGCGCCGCTGTCATCGACGTCGAACCGACAGCGGGTACGAGCCGACGGTGGCAGTCGGGAATCTGACACCAATCGATCTGCGGGGTCGAACCGTCCCGAATCGTTACTCGTCGTCTCCAACCGACAGCCCTACCGCCATAAGTACGACGACGGCGAGGGTGGCAATGAGGACGGCGACGACCGACCGATCACGGTCGATGAACCCGCAGGTGGACTCACCGCTGGTCTCGACCCCGTTGTACAGGAAGTAAACGGAACCTGGATCGCCTGGGGTGACGGCGATGCCGACTTTACTGTCGCGGATGAGAACAACTGCGTTAGCGTCCCACCCGGTGAGGACGCCTACACACTGCGTCGAATCGACCTCAGCGAGGAAGCCGTCGAATCGTACTACTACGGCTTCAGCAACCGCGTTCTCTGGCCGCTTTGTCACGGTTTCACCGACCTCATCTGCCATCGATCGAATGACTTCGACTGGTATCAAACGGTCAATGAGCGCTTCGCTGACGCCGTTGCTGATCACGCAAGCGAGGATTCGGTCGTCTGGGTACAAGACTACCACTTTGCGCTCGCCCCACGACTCATTCAGGACGACGACTCAGTCCCGGAGTCAACGACCATCGCACAATTCTGGCACATTCCGTGGCCAACACCATCGGCTCTCCAACGCTGTCCCGCCGCCGGACACCTCCTCGAGGGTGTCCTCGGAAACGACCTGCTTGGATTCCACGTCGAGTGGTACGCAGACCGATTCCTCGAGTGCGTCGAGCAGTTCCTCCCGGCAGCGGACGTCAACCGGACGCAACGAACCGTCAGTTACGATGGCCACACGACACGCATCGTTGCGACGCCGATGGGTGTCAATGCCTCCGCGTACGACCAGGATGCACGCGCAGTCGATGCCGCCCAGATTTCGACACTCCTTGGCGATGAGTGCAATCCCGACGATGTCGTCCTCGGTCTAGGCGTCGATCGTCTCGACTACACGAAAGGAATCCCCGAGCGCTTTGCCGCCCTCGAGCGCTTTTTCGAGCGCAATCCAGACTGGCGAGGTGAGTTTACGTTCGTCCAGAAATCGACACCCTCACGAACGAACATTCCGGCATACCAGCACCACGGCGAACTCGTTCGCGGCGAAGCCAAACGGATCAATCACCGCTTCGGGACCGATGAGTGGCAGCCGATCATTTACACCGAAGCCTACCTCGAGCATGAGACGCTCTGTGGGCTGTATCGCCACGCAGACGTCATGGTCGTCAACCCGCTTATCGATGGGATGAATCTAGTCGCACAGGAGTTCGTCGCCTCGAACGTCGACGCGACAGGCACACTCGTCTTGAGCGAGCGGGCCGGTGCACACGACCGGCTCGGCTCGCATGCAGTCTCGATCGATCCGACCGATGTCACCGACATCGCGACGGGCATCGAGGAGGCACTCGCAATGCCTATCCGCGAGCGCCAGCGCCGAATGACCACGCTTCGAAACCGTGTCTTCGACGGCAACCTCGAGCGCTGGATGGACGCACAGTTCGACTGGATCGAACACGTCCACAGCGACTCGTCCGACACTGACTCGCCTCGAGACTCGAGTGAATTCAGACCACACGAACCAACTGCCTGA